A single region of the Sphaeramia orbicularis chromosome 6, fSphaOr1.1, whole genome shotgun sequence genome encodes:
- the cat gene encoding catalase: MADNRDKATDQMKIWKESRSSQKPDILTTGGGHPIGDKLNLQTAGPRGPLLVQDVVFTDEMAHFDRERIPERVVHAKGAGAFGYFEVTHDISRYCKAKLFEHVGKTTPIAIRFSTVAGESGSADTVRDPRGFAVKFYTEEGNWDLTGNNTPIFFIRDAMLFPSFIHTQKRNPQTHMKDPDMVWDFMSLRPESLHQVSFLFSDRGLPDGYRHMNGYGSHTFKLVNAAGERVYCKFHYKTDQGIKNLSTEEGERLASSNPDYAIGDLFNAIANGNFPSWTFYIQVMTFEQAEKFRFNPFDLTKVWPHKEYPLIPVGRLVLNRNPVNYFAEVEQLAFDPSNMPPGIEPSPDKMLQGRLFAYPDTHRHRLGANYLQIPVNCPYKARVTNYQRDGPMCMFDNQGGAPNYYPNSFSAPDTQPRFVESRFQVSPDVARYNSEDEDNVTQVRAFYTQVLNEEERQRLCQNMAGALKGAQLFIQKRMVEQLKTVHPDYGNKVQTYLNKYNAEPKKNTVHVYSRPGAIPASSKM, from the exons ATGGCAGACAACAGGGACAAAGCCACCGACCAGATGAAGATTTGGAAGGAGAGTCGGTCTTCTCAG AAGCCAGACATTCTGACCACAGGTGGTGGTCATCCCATTGGAGACAAGTTAAACTTGCAGACTGCAGGACCAAGGGGTCCTCTTCTGGTCCAGGATGTGGTCTTCACAGATGAGATGGCCCATTTTGATAGAGAACGAATCCCAGAGAGAGTGGTGCATGCCAAAGGTGCAG GAGCTTTTGGCTACTTCGAAGTGACTCATGACATCTCTCGTTACTGCAAAGCAAAGCTGTTCGAACATGTTGGCAAGACTACGCCTATTGCGATCCGCTTCTCCACTGTCG CTGGGGAGTCTGGATCTGCTGATACCGTGCGAGATCCCCGAGGCTTTGCAGTCAAGTTTTACACTGAGGAGGGCAACTGGGACCTGACGGGGAACAACACACCCATTTTCTTCATCAGGGATGCCATGCTG TTCCCGTCCTTCATCCACACCCAGAAGCGTAATCCCCAAACCCACATGAAGGACCCTGACATGGTGTGGGACTTCATGAGCCTGAGGCCAGAGAGTCTGCATCAG GTGTCCTTCCTGTTCAGCGATCGAGGTTTGCCTGATGGGTATCGTCACATGAACGGCTATGGCTCCCACACTTTCAAACTGGTCAATGCAGCTGGAGAACGAGTCTACTGCAAGTTTCACTACAAG actGATCAAGGAATAAAGAATCTGTCCACCGAAGAGGGTGAACGTTTGGCCTCCTCTAACCCAGACTATGCCATCGGAGACCTATTCAACGCCATCGCCAATGGAAACTTCCCATCCTGGACTTTCTACATCCAGGTTATGACTTTTGAGCAGGCGGAGAAGTTCCGCTTCAACCCGTTCGATCTTACCAAG GTATGGCCACATAAGGAATATCCCTTGATTCCTGTGGGCAGACTGGTTCTCAACAGAAACCCAGTGAACTACTTTGCAGAGGTGGAGCAGCTGGCCTTTGACCCCAGTAATATGCCACCAGGCATTGAACCGAGCCCTGACAAGATGCTACAG GGTCGTCTGTTCGCTTACCCTGATACACATCGACACCGGCTGGGAGCCAACTACCTGCAGATCCCTGTCAACTGCCCCTACAAGGCCCGGGTGACCAACTACCAGCGTGACGGCCCCATGTGCATGTTCGACAACCAAG GTGGAGCTCCAAACTACTACCCCAACAGCTTTAGCGCCCCAGACACCCAGCCTCGGTTTGTTGAGTCCAGGTTCCAGGTGTCTCCTGATGTGGCACGTTACAACAGCGAAGATGAAGATAATGTCACCCAG GTGCGTGCGTTCTACACTCAGGTGTTGAATGAAGAGGAGCGGCAGAGGCTTTGTCAGAACATGGCAGGAGCTCTGAAGGGAGCCCAGCTCTTCATCCAGAAACGGATG GTTGAGCAACTGAAGACTGTTCATCCCGACTATGGCAACAAGGTTCAGACCTACCTGAACAAGTACAACGCAGAGCCCAAAAAG AACACTGTGCACGTGTACAGCCGTCCAGGAGCCATCCCTGCATCCTCCAAGATGTAA
- the LOC115421027 gene encoding dispanin subfamily A member 2b-like produces the protein MNPSGHHEAFPLQGGYPGQPAGPTVVSIRESPKDHIVWSICTLFYGNPCCLGLAALIYSVKARDRKVVGDLDGARDYGTTACRINTAAVILIILIVIVIIIVVSVSAAQTAASYNRYSYNYNNHYGK, from the exons ATGAATCCCTCAGGTCACCATGAGGCTTTTCCGTTGCAAGGAGGGTACCCTGGACAGCCTGCAGGACCTACAGTGGTCAGCATCAGAGAGTCACCCAAGGACCACATCGTCTGGTCCATTTGTACCTTGTTCTATGGAAACCCTTGCTGTCTTGGACTGGCAGCTCTGATCTACTCTGTCAAG GCCAGAGACCGGAAGGTGGTAGGAGACCTGGATGGTGCCAGAGACTATGGAACTACTGCCTGTCGCATCAACACTGCAGCCGTCATCCTGATCATTCTCATAGTCATCGTGATCATCATTGTGGTGTCTGTCTCTGCTGCCCAAACAGCAGCATCATATAACCGTTACAGCTACAATTACAACAACCATTATGGAAAATAA
- the LOC115420381 gene encoding catalase-like, which produces MRRKVYHPDFRSEQEEANHLGAKRLMTCGPHSFNAGTPAVHAFYTQVLNEEERQRLCQNMAGALKGAQLFIQKRMVEQLKTVHADYGNKVQTYLNKYNTEPKKNTVHVYSRPGAIPASSKM; this is translated from the exons ATGAGACGGAAGGTGTACCATCCAGACTTCAGGAGTGAACAAGAGGAGGCAAACCACCTGGGTGCGAAACGTCTGATGACCTGTGGACCTCACAGTTTCAATGCAGGCACACCTGCA GTGCATGCGTTCTACACTCAGGTGTTGAATGAAGAGGAGCGGCAGAGGCTTTGTCAGAACATGGCAGGAGCTCTGAAGGGAGCCCAGCTCTTCATCCAGAAACGGATG GTTGAGCAACTGAAGACTGTTCATGCCGACTATGGCAACAAGGTTCAGACCTACCTGAACAAGTACAACACAGAGCCCAAAAAG AACACTGTGCACGTGTACAGCCGTCCAGGAGCCATCCCTGCATCCTCCAAGATGTAA